One Pullulanibacillus sp. KACC 23026 DNA segment encodes these proteins:
- a CDS encoding EpsG family protein: MEIIWLNLGFVYLSSFLARYFSYFDRMKMHYTKPNKILIFFVMLALVLVSGLRNNIGDTYFYIHSYEVINYQIKNISFKDDFGFFILQSLLHKLSNNPQILIFVTALITNVLIVIVLYKYSRMIEISFFIYFTSGMYTVSMNGIRQFLASSILFAATPLIIKGDWKKFMLIVLFAATIHRTALIFIPIYFIVRKKAWSKWTFLLLISGLIMAIGFTLFQSVLFDALSDTEYGHYSDFQEGGANIIRVFVTASPLLIAYLGRDKLREIWPESDYFVNLSILGLVFMIVSTKNWIFARFDIYFGLYNLILFSWILFLFVKKQRQIIYFLLIICYLGYFYYEQVISLDLQYGSTYLKL; encoded by the coding sequence ATGGAAATCATATGGCTTAATCTAGGTTTTGTTTATTTATCCTCTTTCCTTGCACGATATTTTTCTTACTTTGATCGGATGAAAATGCATTATACAAAACCTAATAAAATCCTTATTTTTTTCGTCATGCTAGCATTGGTCTTAGTTTCTGGGCTCCGAAATAATATTGGCGATACCTATTTTTATATCCATAGCTATGAAGTGATAAATTATCAAATAAAAAATATAAGTTTTAAGGATGATTTTGGTTTTTTTATTTTACAATCACTTCTTCATAAGCTATCTAATAATCCTCAAATCCTAATATTTGTAACGGCTTTGATCACTAATGTATTAATTGTTATCGTTCTTTATAAGTATTCAAGAATGATTGAAATTAGTTTTTTTATCTATTTTACTTCAGGTATGTATACTGTTTCGATGAATGGGATAAGGCAATTTTTAGCATCGTCCATTCTATTCGCTGCTACGCCTCTAATCATAAAGGGCGATTGGAAAAAGTTTATGCTCATCGTGCTGTTTGCAGCGACGATTCATCGAACGGCACTTATCTTTATTCCTATTTATTTTATTGTTAGAAAAAAGGCCTGGTCAAAATGGACTTTTTTACTTCTTATTTCTGGATTAATAATGGCGATCGGATTCACTCTATTTCAATCGGTTTTGTTTGATGCACTTTCAGATACGGAATATGGCCATTACAGTGATTTTCAAGAAGGTGGAGCTAATATTATTCGTGTATTTGTAACGGCGTCACCGCTGCTTATTGCTTATTTAGGGAGGGACAAATTAAGAGAAATATGGCCAGAGAGCGATTACTTTGTTAACCTGAGTATTTTAGGGTTAGTTTTCATGATCGTTTCAACAAAAAATTGGATTTTTGCACGATTCGATATTTATTTTGGCCTCTACAATTTAATCCTATTTTCCTGGATCCTTTTTCTATTCGTAAAGAAACAACGCCAAATCATTTATTTTCTGCTCATTATTTGTTATCTCGGCTATTTTTATTATGAACAAGTGATTTCACTCGATCTTCAATATGGGAGTACCTATCTTAAACTTTAG
- a CDS encoding glycosyltransferase family 2 protein, which translates to MKPLITIFTPTYNRAYTLPVCYESLKRQTCKEFIWLIIDDGSTDNTRQLVQSWIKEGSIKIVYHYQENQGMHGAHNKAYELIDTELNVCIDSDDYMPDDAVEKITCFWLKNGSETYAGMVGLDATFNGEIIGTKLPEKLEASTHSDLYRKYKVKGDKKLVYRTALTKRTSPYPIYEGEKYCPLAFKYILIDQFGPLLILNDILCHVEYLKDGSSRNIITQYKTNPKGFLLYRVTTMNYAQSFKERFRASIHFISSNLLLKNYKYWMSSPNKLITILATPLGVALFLFIKKTKRVTFMEVNKTNS; encoded by the coding sequence ATGAAACCTCTAATAACAATCTTTACGCCAACTTACAATAGAGCTTATACCTTGCCAGTTTGTTATGAAAGTTTAAAAAGACAAACCTGTAAAGAATTTATATGGTTAATCATTGATGATGGGTCGACTGATAACACTCGGCAGCTTGTTCAAAGCTGGATCAAAGAAGGGTCTATTAAGATCGTTTATCATTACCAGGAAAACCAAGGCATGCATGGTGCCCACAATAAGGCCTATGAATTAATAGACACAGAGCTCAACGTGTGTATTGATTCAGATGATTATATGCCAGATGATGCTGTCGAGAAGATAACTTGTTTTTGGTTAAAGAATGGAAGTGAGACCTATGCAGGTATGGTGGGACTTGATGCTACTTTCAATGGAGAAATTATTGGAACTAAACTGCCTGAAAAGTTAGAGGCTTCCACCCATTCAGACCTCTATCGAAAGTATAAGGTTAAAGGGGATAAAAAGCTTGTCTATCGAACAGCCTTAACGAAGAGGACATCGCCTTATCCAATTTATGAAGGCGAAAAATATTGCCCTCTTGCCTTTAAGTATATTTTAATTGATCAATTTGGTCCTTTACTCATCTTGAATGACATTTTGTGTCATGTTGAATATTTAAAGGATGGGTCAAGCCGAAATATCATTACTCAATATAAAACCAATCCAAAGGGTTTCTTACTTTATCGGGTGACCACAATGAACTATGCTCAATCGTTTAAAGAACGATTCCGTGCTTCCATTCATTTTATTTCTAGCAACCTTTTACTTAAAAATTATAAGTATTGGATGTCGTCACCGAATAAATTAATCACCATTTTGGCAACTCCGCTTGGTGTTGCTTTATTTTTGTTTATTAAAAAGACGAAAAGGGTGACTTTTATGGAGGTTAACAAGACTAACAGTTGA
- a CDS encoding glycosyltransferase family 1 protein: protein MEKTALRVLQVVVNMNRGGAETLLMNLYRHIDRSKIQFDFLICNPGVYDKEIKELGGHIFRIPYVTKVGPVNYQKELRAFFNQHAHYLIVHSHLDKMSGLVLKEAYNAGIPIRIAHSHNTSSEGNWLVKGYKWLVGRFIPKFASHYFACSQEASNWLFKVHSTQTSIIKNGINLKTFQFSDAIKKEMKMKQQLGDSNPFVIGHIGRFNKQKNHHYLIDIFNEVVKHHSHSLLVLVGEGSLKLQIENKVHELGLENQVIFMGVREDVHKVLHLFDVLIYPSFHEGLPLTLIEAQAVGVPCLVSERITREVDLGLGLMNYKSLNEAPSMWALKSLTLKRLSNSNETLKIKKAGYDIQDSANWLENYYVLEAERIVNETISEQVQSVNL from the coding sequence ATGGAGAAAACCGCATTAAGAGTTTTACAAGTTGTAGTGAATATGAATCGCGGCGGGGCAGAAACCCTATTAATGAATCTGTATCGCCATATTGATCGTTCTAAGATTCAATTTGATTTTTTAATTTGTAATCCTGGTGTTTATGACAAAGAAATCAAAGAGTTAGGCGGGCATATTTTTCGAATACCCTATGTAACAAAGGTAGGTCCGGTTAACTATCAAAAAGAGTTAAGAGCCTTTTTTAACCAACACGCTCATTATTTAATTGTTCATTCTCATCTCGATAAAATGAGTGGATTAGTATTAAAAGAAGCTTATAACGCTGGTATACCGATTAGAATCGCGCACAGTCACAATACAAGCAGTGAAGGGAATTGGCTAGTTAAAGGCTATAAATGGCTTGTCGGACGATTCATTCCTAAGTTTGCTTCTCATTACTTTGCCTGCTCTCAAGAAGCCTCTAATTGGCTGTTCAAGGTTCATAGTACTCAAACTTCCATCATAAAAAATGGAATTAATCTTAAGACCTTCCAATTCTCTGATGCAATAAAGAAAGAGATGAAAATGAAGCAACAGCTTGGTGATTCTAATCCGTTTGTCATTGGCCATATTGGAAGATTTAATAAACAAAAAAATCATCATTATCTCATCGATATTTTTAATGAGGTTGTCAAACATCATTCTCATTCATTATTAGTTCTTGTTGGAGAGGGTTCTCTTAAATTACAGATCGAAAACAAGGTTCATGAATTAGGCTTGGAAAATCAGGTGATATTTATGGGTGTTAGGGAGGATGTTCATAAAGTGTTACATCTTTTTGATGTACTCATCTATCCATCCTTTCATGAAGGGCTACCTTTAACACTTATAGAAGCACAGGCTGTAGGCGTTCCTTGCCTCGTATCAGAAAGGATTACGAGAGAAGTCGATCTGGGCCTTGGTCTCATGAACTATAAATCCTTAAATGAAGCGCCGAGCATGTGGGCTTTGAAAAGTTTAACTTTGAAAAGATTAAGTAATAGCAATGAAACTTTGAAGATAAAGAAAGCGGGATATGATATTCAGGATTCGGCCAATTGGCTTGAAAATTATTACGTTCTTGAAGCAGAGCGAATAGTCAACGAGACCATTTCAGAACAAGTTCAATCTGTGAATCTATAA
- a CDS encoding glycosyltransferase family 4 protein, with protein MPLYQEVSEGLQEKKRVLFCATVDYHFQKFHLQILKWFHDQGWEVHIAAYGDMELPFVNVRHHLMVSRSPFRTKNVNAYLKLKEIIQTYRFQIIHCHTPMGGVLTRLAARFVRKQGSSVLYTVHGFHFYKKAPIMNWIIYYPIEKWLSRFTDVLITINEEDYLLSRAKKFKANHILKVNGVGVDTGLYRPLLNGEKKLLKVSLGFQPKDSLLFYAAEFNANKNQQFLIEVLSYLHQELPHVHLLLAGDGKLLEACQKQAVERRLGDRVHFLGYQNDVLPFLQMSDIAVASSYREGLPVNIMEAMSCGLPVVATDNRGHRELVQHESSGYLVDHSSPLKMAEALKTLILNPKVGRQFGKVGREQILLRYSKELIMEAHQSIYNDLIEKGVRAWRKPH; from the coding sequence GTGCCATTATATCAAGAAGTCTCTGAGGGACTCCAGGAAAAAAAACGTGTTCTTTTTTGTGCAACTGTGGATTATCATTTTCAAAAGTTTCACTTGCAGATCCTAAAGTGGTTTCATGATCAAGGATGGGAAGTTCACATTGCCGCTTATGGGGATATGGAGCTGCCGTTTGTTAATGTAAGACATCACCTCATGGTTTCTCGTTCTCCATTTAGAACAAAGAATGTGAATGCTTACTTGAAACTCAAAGAGATTATACAGACATATCGGTTTCAAATCATCCACTGTCACACACCTATGGGCGGTGTCTTAACCAGACTGGCAGCAAGATTTGTTAGAAAACAGGGGAGTTCTGTTCTTTATACAGTGCATGGGTTTCATTTTTATAAAAAGGCTCCAATCATGAATTGGATCATCTATTATCCAATTGAGAAATGGCTTTCTCGATTTACCGATGTATTAATTACGATTAATGAAGAGGACTATCTTTTATCTAGAGCAAAGAAATTTAAAGCAAATCACATTCTTAAAGTGAACGGTGTAGGAGTAGATACAGGGCTCTATAGACCTCTTCTAAACGGAGAAAAAAAGTTATTGAAAGTGTCATTGGGGTTTCAGCCAAAAGATAGTCTCCTTTTTTACGCCGCAGAGTTTAATGCAAATAAAAATCAGCAGTTTTTAATTGAAGTACTAAGTTATCTGCATCAGGAACTTCCACATGTTCATCTATTACTTGCGGGGGATGGGAAGCTATTAGAGGCTTGCCAAAAGCAGGCCGTTGAAAGAAGGCTCGGCGATCGGGTTCATTTCTTAGGTTACCAAAACGATGTATTACCTTTTCTTCAGATGTCAGACATAGCAGTAGCTTCTAGTTATCGAGAAGGGTTACCGGTAAATATTATGGAGGCGATGTCGTGCGGGTTACCAGTTGTTGCTACTGATAACCGGGGACACCGAGAATTAGTTCAACATGAAAGCTCTGGTTATTTGGTTGACCATTCTTCTCCCCTGAAGATGGCCGAAGCTCTTAAAACATTAATCTTGAATCCCAAAGTTGGTCGCCAATTTGGAAAAGTGGGAAGAGAACAGATCCTTCTGCGGTATAGTAAAGAGCTCATTATGGAAGCCCATCAATCTATATACAATGATTTGATCGAAAAGGGGGTGAGGGCATGGAGAAAACCGCATTAA